The Ramlibacter pinisoli genome has a segment encoding these proteins:
- a CDS encoding iron-containing alcohol dehydrogenase, with protein sequence MTTETAKLDWPEVRGLDPASTVAWASRPILPVLRDELPLPLTDSGSMPAARIHTVVVVGGGTLIDRAKLWRHRHSPATRLIAVPSLWGSGAEASPVAVESVAGRKVASMGVHLLPDARAVLPLLADLVPPRAARHGFGDVWAHALEAWLSPLADDRLRSDAASFVRADLLPAALTPHPGWFELSSRACTLQARAGVGLVHGAAHELEPLLAQEDAQVLPGGGGHAHLCSLLLWPVMRWNAERSPRVQALLGADAPAILARLRELHDPVEFEALATVMARAWPAILRNPITRTNAVLVRADTLERLRELAHEQAA encoded by the coding sequence TTGACGACTGAGACCGCCAAGCTGGATTGGCCGGAAGTGCGCGGCCTGGATCCGGCCAGCACCGTCGCCTGGGCCTCCCGACCGATCCTCCCGGTCCTGCGCGACGAACTGCCGTTGCCGCTCACTGATTCCGGCAGCATGCCGGCGGCGCGGATTCACACTGTGGTGGTGGTCGGGGGTGGAACCTTGATCGACCGCGCGAAGCTCTGGCGCCACCGCCACAGCCCTGCCACCCGACTCATCGCCGTGCCGTCGCTGTGGGGCAGCGGGGCGGAAGCGTCTCCGGTCGCAGTCGAATCCGTTGCGGGCCGCAAGGTTGCCTCGATGGGCGTACACCTGCTCCCGGATGCACGCGCCGTGCTGCCCTTGCTGGCCGACCTGGTGCCGCCGCGCGCGGCACGCCATGGCTTCGGCGACGTCTGGGCGCACGCGCTCGAGGCGTGGCTATCACCTCTGGCGGACGACCGTCTGCGCAGCGACGCCGCCTCCTTCGTGCGTGCCGACCTGTTGCCCGCTGCGCTCACCCCGCATCCAGGCTGGTTCGAGCTGTCGTCGAGGGCTTGCACCCTGCAGGCGCGTGCCGGCGTGGGACTTGTGCATGGTGCGGCACACGAGCTCGAACCGCTGCTGGCCCAGGAGGATGCTCAGGTGCTGCCGGGCGGTGGCGGGCATGCGCACTTGTGCTCACTACTGTTGTGGCCGGTGATGCGCTGGAACGCCGAGCGCAGCCCCCGCGTTCAGGCACTGCTCGGTGCTGACGCGCCCGCCATCCTGGCGCGTTTACGCGAACTGCACGATCCAGTCGAATTCGAAGCGCTCGCCACCGTGATGGCCCGCGCATGGCCGGCCATCCTGCGCAATCCGATTACACGCACCAACGCCGTTCTGGTGCGGGCCGACACCCTCGAACGCCTCCGCGAGCTGGCCCATGAGCAAGCTGCTTGA
- a CDS encoding acyl carrier protein: MTNRDKLKQLLLDVFLLTDDQFSFDLRKESVDTWDSLGVVSLAVGIQETFGYHFTPEEATGVESVSDIVRILSTHGIRLDD; this comes from the coding sequence GTGACCAATCGCGACAAACTCAAGCAACTGCTGCTGGATGTTTTCCTGCTGACCGACGACCAGTTCTCATTCGATCTGCGCAAGGAAAGCGTCGATACGTGGGACTCTCTCGGCGTGGTGTCGCTAGCCGTGGGGATCCAAGAAACCTTCGGTTACCACTTCACCCCGGAAGAAGCGACAGGCGTGGAGAGCGTCTCAGACATCGTTCGCATCCTGTCAACTCACGGCATCCGCCTTGACGACTGA